Proteins encoded in a region of the Perca fluviatilis chromosome 6, GENO_Pfluv_1.0, whole genome shotgun sequence genome:
- the homer1b gene encoding homer protein homolog 1b isoform X1, with the protein MEDGELVIRLPGRSDSPVGNRSCGAGGGFGETLVLRHKEVHHFFFVPFREQPIYSTRAHVFQIDPNTKKNWLPTSKHAVTVSYFYDSTRNVYRIISLDGTKAIINSTISPNMTFTKTSQKFGQWADSRANTVYGLGFSTEHHLAKFAEKFAEYKEAARLAKEKSQEKMEMATSPSQESPGGELSSPLTPVTPPMENINGTDDICDTTPNSDTRPEPSQNALAFAHSPVMTKHWEAELEALKGNNAKLTAALLESTANVKQWKQQLAAYQEEAERLHKRVTELECQSNQTPAIKSQKTELNQTIEELENMLRDKEEEMEKFKEELENMNDLMEQKDTLTQKLEETELRSRVLEEQLAGAEQRLEENQEEQENFRKSLRTLLELLDGKIFELTELRDTLARLIEEAS; encoded by the exons ATGGAGGATGGCGAGTTGGTAATTCGGTTGCCAGGGCGATCTGACTCACCTGTGGGCAATAGGAGTTGCGGTGCTGGTGGTGGGTTTGGTGAGACGTTGGTGTTGCGGCACAAAGAGGTTCATCACTTCTTCTTCGTCCCGTTCAGGGAGCAGCCCATCTACAGCACGAGGGCCCACGTCTTCCAGATTGACCCCAACACCAAGAAGAACTGGTTGCCCACCAGCAAGCATGCCGTCACTGTGTCCTACTTCTACGACAGTACGCGCAATGTCTACCGCATCATCAGCCTGGATGGCACCAAG GCAATAATCAACAGCACCATCAGTCCCAACATGACGTTCACAAAGACGTCACAGAAGTTTGGCCAGTGGGCTGACAGTCGAGCTAACACTGTCTACGGCCTGGGATTCTCCACTGAGCATCATCTAGCCAAG TTTGCAGAGAAGTTTGCAGAGTATAAAGAAGCAGCACGGCTCGCTAAAGAGAAGAGTCAAGAAAAGATGGAGATGGCCACGTCTCCTTCTCAG GAGTCTCCAGGCGGCGAGCTTTCGTCACCTTTGACCCCAGTGACTCCGCCCATGGAAAACATCAACGGCACAGATGACATCTGTGACACGACTCCCAACTCAGACACGCGTCCAGAGCCGTCTCAGAACGCACTGGCCTTCGCACACAG CCCTGTCATGACAAAACACTGGGAGGCTGAGCTGGAGGCACTAAAGGGGAACAATGCCAAGCTCACGGCAGCTCTGCTGGAGTCCACAGCCAACGTCAAACAGTGGAAACAACAACTGGCTGCCTACCAGGAGGAGGCCGAGAGACTACACAAACGG GTGACGGAGCTCGAATGCCAGAGCAACCAAACCCCGGCTATCAAATCCCAGAAGACTGAACTCAACCAAACCATAGAGGAACTGGAGAATATGCTAAGGGATAaagaagag GAAATGGAAAAGTTTAAAGAGGAATTGGAAAACATGAATGACCTGATGGAGCAGAAAGACACCCTTACCCAGAAACTTGAG GAGACGGAGCTGCGCAGTCGGGTGCTAGAGGAGCAGCTGGCGGGGGCCGAGCAGCGGCTGGAGGAGAACCAGGAGGAGCAGGAGAATTTCAGGAAGAGCCTGCGGacgctgctggagctgctggacGGCAAGATCTTTGAGCTGACGGAGCTCAGAGACACCTTGGCTCGGCTCATAGAGGAGGCCAGCTAG
- the homer1b gene encoding homer protein homolog 1b isoform X2: MSTLTMGEQPIYSTRAHVFQIDPNTKKNWLPTSKHAVTVSYFYDSTRNVYRIISLDGTKAIINSTISPNMTFTKTSQKFGQWADSRANTVYGLGFSTEHHLAKFAEKFAEYKEAARLAKEKSQEKMEMATSPSQESPGGELSSPLTPVTPPMENINGTDDICDTTPNSDTRPEPSQNALAFAHSPVMTKHWEAELEALKGNNAKLTAALLESTANVKQWKQQLAAYQEEAERLHKRVTELECQSNQTPAIKSQKTELNQTIEELENMLRDKEEEMEKFKEELENMNDLMEQKDTLTQKLEETELRSRVLEEQLAGAEQRLEENQEEQENFRKSLRTLLELLDGKIFELTELRDTLARLIEEAS; the protein is encoded by the exons GGAGCAGCCCATCTACAGCACGAGGGCCCACGTCTTCCAGATTGACCCCAACACCAAGAAGAACTGGTTGCCCACCAGCAAGCATGCCGTCACTGTGTCCTACTTCTACGACAGTACGCGCAATGTCTACCGCATCATCAGCCTGGATGGCACCAAG GCAATAATCAACAGCACCATCAGTCCCAACATGACGTTCACAAAGACGTCACAGAAGTTTGGCCAGTGGGCTGACAGTCGAGCTAACACTGTCTACGGCCTGGGATTCTCCACTGAGCATCATCTAGCCAAG TTTGCAGAGAAGTTTGCAGAGTATAAAGAAGCAGCACGGCTCGCTAAAGAGAAGAGTCAAGAAAAGATGGAGATGGCCACGTCTCCTTCTCAG GAGTCTCCAGGCGGCGAGCTTTCGTCACCTTTGACCCCAGTGACTCCGCCCATGGAAAACATCAACGGCACAGATGACATCTGTGACACGACTCCCAACTCAGACACGCGTCCAGAGCCGTCTCAGAACGCACTGGCCTTCGCACACAG CCCTGTCATGACAAAACACTGGGAGGCTGAGCTGGAGGCACTAAAGGGGAACAATGCCAAGCTCACGGCAGCTCTGCTGGAGTCCACAGCCAACGTCAAACAGTGGAAACAACAACTGGCTGCCTACCAGGAGGAGGCCGAGAGACTACACAAACGG GTGACGGAGCTCGAATGCCAGAGCAACCAAACCCCGGCTATCAAATCCCAGAAGACTGAACTCAACCAAACCATAGAGGAACTGGAGAATATGCTAAGGGATAaagaagag GAAATGGAAAAGTTTAAAGAGGAATTGGAAAACATGAATGACCTGATGGAGCAGAAAGACACCCTTACCCAGAAACTTGAG GAGACGGAGCTGCGCAGTCGGGTGCTAGAGGAGCAGCTGGCGGGGGCCGAGCAGCGGCTGGAGGAGAACCAGGAGGAGCAGGAGAATTTCAGGAAGAGCCTGCGGacgctgctggagctgctggacGGCAAGATCTTTGAGCTGACGGAGCTCAGAGACACCTTGGCTCGGCTCATAGAGGAGGCCAGCTAG
- the homer1b gene encoding homer protein homolog 1b isoform X3: protein MSTLTMGEQPIYSTRAHVFQIDPNTKKNWLPTSKHAVTVSYFYDSTRNVYRIISLDGTKAIINSTISPNMTFTKTSQKFGQWADSRANTVYGLGFSTEHHLAKFAEKFAEYKEAARLAKEKSQEKMEMATSPSQESPGGELSSPLTPVTPPMENINGTDDICDTTPNSDTRPEPSQNALAFAHREQYKTCRVCSF from the exons GGAGCAGCCCATCTACAGCACGAGGGCCCACGTCTTCCAGATTGACCCCAACACCAAGAAGAACTGGTTGCCCACCAGCAAGCATGCCGTCACTGTGTCCTACTTCTACGACAGTACGCGCAATGTCTACCGCATCATCAGCCTGGATGGCACCAAG GCAATAATCAACAGCACCATCAGTCCCAACATGACGTTCACAAAGACGTCACAGAAGTTTGGCCAGTGGGCTGACAGTCGAGCTAACACTGTCTACGGCCTGGGATTCTCCACTGAGCATCATCTAGCCAAG TTTGCAGAGAAGTTTGCAGAGTATAAAGAAGCAGCACGGCTCGCTAAAGAGAAGAGTCAAGAAAAGATGGAGATGGCCACGTCTCCTTCTCAG GAGTCTCCAGGCGGCGAGCTTTCGTCACCTTTGACCCCAGTGACTCCGCCCATGGAAAACATCAACGGCACAGATGACATCTGTGACACGACTCCCAACTCAGACACGCGTCCAGAGCCGTCTCAGAACGCACTGGCCTTCGCACACAG GGAGCAGTATAAGACTTGTCGGGTCTGCTCTTTCTGA